From a region of the Teredinibacter turnerae genome:
- a CDS encoding Ig-like domain-containing protein — MGRLFCVCVASFLFISSFSIVNADPYPPTWEDGTGSAIHFPPVHWPTEPANPQDCGENCGQWQPYTRFQNEIADARNQDPSNGGTSPQSYVNVASSCVDKSLPSVYYYLHQGATEADDVLMFRWRVESSAHTYATGPNAGNFSSSNPWSSALWTVFFDVAGSGYRMLAAHLDGSSGSPSASVDRLAGIWGESASQSLDYLNDPNVHLIAHNPTGFVGATNKLLNFQGNLTPTESWPNGSGETEWDYGTTRAKLVSKNSCTEYFVDYQIPIAMLDASGQGGPSLSRSTPIAMLFCTANSLNNPLQKDCAVSKEWLADSGVRAPFGDYISFNKTSAYEQPIIAEIKVTPPANCPGTYNLSAQVKDTLALQNGVVTPSVKAVDFYYWYDANGDGEATEADSGSTWVHTGTTATLASGSINNWEASWDATSLAKGQYLVAAQAVDDNSLVDDDMTPSGVDNRTFSYLSGDSDNRIYIDDNWISGQQALFPIHTPAQSPSALENWYGNPSVTGNQLALVGTAINACGIAPTIQLSVNTHEVGAGDDVEFSVTVSNPAANATGISLASFSNRLPAGFSYQAASTSGSTTSEPIIAGQLLTWNLSSPIELTPGDSASISFSARASATVGNYNDQASAVTSFGVLEASPVSIAVDAAHASLSATADVWTIAANSSDLVTFTFNYSNDSNLGLVDASINTQIQTNSTYTSCSGGLSCIESAGVVTWQLGDIAAGATGSVSFSLVVDSSWPSAFLTQQGELNAADAANNAVQSSAAITISVTGGTLPLSPADFSLLKTASVIQAVPGDPVTFTIAYNNYGGQSAEDVVITDTLPSGLSFLSCSDGCSESAGIVTWSLGTINAGTSDSVTVTAEVASPFTAPNPAINSAALGWTGGTTVTTSTSLGVSGSACNDYYFSDANGDVGFDGAKKLAVLSPVPTVADTGSAVLITAPNNSGGYVEAVRFYQDPATQSDVPFSGNIDTRIYIDRANGPAMNLRSTVYDYDSTSGALTQLGQQLDSFNGSTKGLLEVSVPTSGTLNKGHRLLWVFEAQSNHNSQTLDVEFQYGGTVTNGISSGTTPAISGASFCVTPPANLILSIVPSVGQVAETSTETVTYTLDYANTGSVDATNTQLVNTLPSGFTNCEFSTDNLNWSSCNNGDSHNFNLGNIGATQSGTVYVRGAAPAGSSDGETLSNSAAISSDQTTEQTATADIAVVGAGTVSAPELAVNLVADTTRVVPGETVTYTFTVVNIGTAAANDVTVTNVLPVASYFTYQNCTGSCTNNSGTLSWPIPSLSAGASQTFSYTMLAGTNGLSAGVTTIDDDLEASATSVAVITSNSVSVNLSGNPQLSLTKVASATSGLAPGDTLTYTLTVTNSGSVAATELVIIDPIADYTQFAGNTSAASGTVSFDAVNNQVIYSLSTLAAGASAVFTFDTRINQELASGDTPVTNTASVTASNALATADSVTSTVTATPLLELSHRVAGSSAYPTATLTADANSTQIEVDNPQHFSLGQSVLIGGNIYRVTAVSSQSLLINQPVSASEGDSVIGGIVFTIGYQHTGTAESIDTTLQHQLPAGLLYYAASPSASSAPSTGANGNISWDLGTLQPGDTGSLQVLAMPDGTTGALTATAIISATNANNASADATISIGGLSAAKATSTPLKSAGEIASYTIALHNSLSSPVTGVSLRDQLPGGFSYKAGSALVGGIAIEPDFDAGDTDAIEPVWNNLTVPANGRLQIDFDADIAPSTGAGVYQNNLQINAPIGIGLQTFDPLSTASDDVTVLADNEARINGTVFHRTTATGDSFVAGEDAPQAAVTVHIYQTGADCNNAYDSLCYRVLTSADGVFSAIVPAGDWFIQVAANTGDLNPSWVQLVGDNNNAVTLLAGEQYTDHNGFGVLNGNSQVSAIDLNTDQDTPLSFNVGDFDNAFTPLNSSNLLQKIRVVSLPGQGTLTLNSSPVNVNDEIERSDIANLVYTPGIGVSGADTFQWNGTDGLAYAATSAAVNIAIAPAATPTPTPVPSPTVIPSATPTPTATPIPTATPAPTATPVPTVTPPPTATPSPTSTPVPSATPTPTVTPVPSVTPTVTPVPSAIPSPSPTPIPVSPNNPPVAQDMDITVQNDEPQVIDVIAASADPDGDPLVILSAVSDYGLVEIVDNRLVFTPDALFSGTAEIRYKVSDGKGGFAQASIIVTVPGTTESPSLTVPDDIAVDANALYTKVNLGVASAEDRFGNPLPVSLVDGQPFFEPGVNRAFWETVDANGNRRVEMQLVRVNPLISIRKDQIVLEGQSANVGVYLNGLAPDYPLEIPFTLAGTASNADHDLQSGSLVIRSGTEASIMLNTIADAIEDSGETLTITLGATLNRGNKFSHTLTISEGNIAPVVEIAAQQNGDNRLLISRSGGTAVLTANYSDANSGDNHSFTWRVIRGEVTDQDSAETTFTLEPASLATGLVIIEVEVTDNGSPPMSDTARAYLDIVENLPQLPADRDSDGDLIPDSIEGLADSDNDGVPDYLDSRPECNVLLEQVTEQDAYQIEGDPGVCLRKGVFTVAGQTGGAQLHDADYQFELNDLPVDTEAQYPSGIFDYIAYGLPQPGLLYQIVIPQRLPIPDNAVFRKFSNNRWGFFVETDEDLVSSTEGEQGFCPPPGGAGWQPGLTPGHWCVQLTIRDGGPNDDDGLENGRVFDPGGVAILGAANSAPLAENSNTEMPQDSVIMLPLDTLIHDDDGDPLTTIAASVNIGEVTINTDGSLRYQPPEGYVGDAVITYSVSDGNGGTAVGVITVRVKALTNSGEPPVQTVDTNLRTEGGGGSTPVALLSLLALLLLWRQMLQRQPLSPQAQARQRAPMVLLALCIVVTGFPFTTPAHAEKVDDALYRWYLQGRIGNSRSDTNDGSLNKRFAKAGLNAQVTDFDDSDTGYSMALGYRFTPRWSAELGYLDLGEFKIDIQGSYQNPSEFYNTIEKLHPESGEGAFLAGVYLLPLSEKVKLGARAGVFRWHGDYTTQQPSNNNTVVGTNYQKGTDGFVGLVLNMDVTPRWAATLGWERFGFDNHNVDFINAGLSYRFGKAVRRNEAHAPLKAVAQMPEAKPAIPAEPVKESVVVSKDDCALFSGTLEGVTFATASAQLTENATHTLQNAVDTLQRYPRLAISIRAHTDAVGKAEDNLALSEARALAVQQFFVAAGVDNERLSARGYGEAEPIADNSTAAGRAQNRRVELKLPEDTNEICP; from the coding sequence ATGGGCCGCTTGTTTTGTGTGTGTGTTGCCAGCTTTCTTTTTATTTCGTCATTTTCCATAGTCAATGCAGATCCCTACCCACCCACATGGGAAGACGGTACTGGCAGTGCGATTCATTTTCCGCCGGTGCACTGGCCGACAGAACCGGCCAACCCACAGGATTGCGGCGAAAATTGCGGCCAGTGGCAACCCTATACGCGATTTCAAAACGAGATCGCGGATGCACGCAACCAGGACCCTTCAAACGGCGGTACCTCACCACAAAGCTATGTAAACGTAGCTTCCTCTTGCGTGGATAAATCGCTGCCGAGTGTGTATTACTACCTGCATCAAGGCGCTACCGAAGCGGACGATGTGCTGATGTTTCGCTGGCGCGTGGAAAGCAGCGCACACACTTATGCCACAGGGCCTAACGCGGGCAACTTTTCCAGCAGCAACCCCTGGTCTTCTGCACTGTGGACTGTGTTTTTTGACGTGGCGGGCAGCGGCTACCGCATGCTGGCCGCCCACCTGGACGGCTCTTCCGGAAGCCCCTCGGCGTCGGTAGACAGGTTGGCCGGTATTTGGGGCGAAAGCGCGAGTCAGTCACTGGACTATCTCAACGACCCCAATGTGCACCTGATCGCCCACAACCCCACCGGGTTCGTCGGCGCGACTAATAAGCTGTTGAATTTTCAGGGCAACCTGACACCGACTGAGAGCTGGCCGAACGGCAGTGGCGAAACGGAATGGGACTACGGCACAACGCGCGCAAAGCTGGTCAGCAAAAATTCGTGCACCGAATATTTCGTTGACTACCAGATCCCTATCGCGATGCTGGATGCGAGTGGACAAGGCGGCCCAAGTCTGAGCCGCAGTACCCCCATTGCCATGCTGTTTTGTACTGCCAACAGCTTGAACAATCCTCTGCAAAAAGACTGTGCCGTAAGCAAAGAATGGCTGGCAGACTCGGGCGTGCGCGCCCCGTTTGGCGACTACATTTCGTTTAACAAAACGTCAGCCTACGAACAACCGATTATTGCAGAAATCAAGGTAACACCTCCGGCCAATTGCCCGGGTACATACAACCTTAGCGCGCAGGTAAAAGACACGCTCGCGCTGCAAAATGGTGTGGTTACCCCGTCGGTAAAAGCCGTGGATTTTTACTACTGGTACGATGCCAACGGCGATGGCGAAGCCACAGAGGCGGACTCCGGTAGCACCTGGGTTCACACTGGTACGACTGCGACCCTTGCGAGTGGCAGCATTAATAACTGGGAAGCCAGCTGGGATGCTACCAGCCTGGCCAAGGGCCAATACCTGGTCGCGGCACAGGCGGTGGATGATAACAGCCTGGTAGACGACGACATGACGCCGTCCGGTGTAGACAACCGCACCTTCTCCTACCTCTCGGGTGACAGTGATAACCGTATTTACATCGACGACAACTGGATCAGCGGACAACAAGCACTGTTCCCGATACACACGCCAGCACAGTCTCCAAGCGCGCTTGAAAACTGGTACGGCAACCCCAGTGTAACGGGCAACCAACTCGCCCTGGTCGGCACCGCAATTAATGCCTGCGGCATTGCGCCAACAATACAGTTAAGTGTCAACACCCACGAAGTTGGCGCCGGTGACGACGTAGAATTTAGCGTTACAGTGAGCAACCCTGCCGCTAACGCCACCGGGATCTCCCTCGCCAGCTTCAGTAATCGACTGCCCGCAGGCTTCAGTTACCAGGCAGCGTCCACCAGCGGGAGCACAACAAGCGAGCCGATAATTGCGGGCCAGCTACTTACATGGAATCTTTCGAGCCCCATCGAGCTAACCCCTGGCGATAGTGCCAGCATTAGCTTTAGCGCACGGGCCAGCGCAACGGTGGGCAATTACAATGACCAGGCCAGTGCAGTCACCAGTTTTGGCGTGTTAGAGGCCAGCCCGGTAAGTATCGCCGTGGATGCCGCCCATGCAAGTCTGTCAGCGACGGCAGATGTGTGGACTATTGCAGCGAACAGTAGCGATTTGGTGACATTTACTTTCAACTATAGTAACGACTCGAACCTGGGCCTGGTCGACGCGAGTATAAATACCCAAATACAAACCAACAGCACTTATACAAGCTGTAGTGGTGGCCTAAGCTGCATCGAAAGTGCTGGCGTTGTGACCTGGCAACTTGGCGATATCGCGGCCGGTGCCACTGGGTCGGTGAGTTTCTCGCTCGTGGTGGATAGCAGCTGGCCGAGCGCGTTTCTCACCCAACAGGGCGAACTTAACGCAGCGGATGCCGCCAATAACGCCGTGCAATCATCAGCGGCAATCACAATTTCTGTCACTGGCGGTACTCTGCCGCTCAGCCCCGCAGACTTTAGCCTGCTAAAAACCGCATCCGTTATTCAAGCGGTACCAGGCGACCCGGTGACCTTCACCATCGCCTACAACAACTACGGCGGGCAAAGCGCTGAGGATGTGGTGATAACCGATACCCTGCCCAGCGGTCTCAGTTTTTTAAGCTGTAGCGATGGTTGCAGTGAAAGCGCTGGCATTGTGACCTGGAGCCTGGGCACCATTAACGCGGGTACGAGCGATAGCGTCACCGTTACTGCGGAGGTCGCATCACCATTTACCGCGCCCAACCCGGCAATTAACAGCGCAGCGCTGGGCTGGACCGGTGGGACCACTGTAACAACCAGCACCAGCCTGGGCGTATCTGGCAGTGCCTGCAATGACTATTACTTTAGCGATGCCAACGGCGACGTAGGCTTCGACGGCGCGAAAAAATTAGCCGTACTTAGCCCCGTACCCACCGTGGCCGATACAGGCAGCGCTGTGTTAATTACCGCGCCCAATAATTCCGGCGGCTATGTGGAAGCAGTACGCTTTTATCAGGACCCGGCGACTCAAAGCGACGTGCCGTTTAGTGGCAATATCGACACACGAATTTACATTGACCGTGCCAATGGCCCGGCAATGAATTTACGTTCAACGGTATACGACTACGACTCCACTAGCGGCGCGCTGACCCAACTCGGGCAGCAACTGGATTCATTTAATGGCAGCACAAAAGGGCTGCTCGAGGTGAGCGTGCCTACCAGCGGCACCTTAAACAAAGGTCACCGCTTGCTCTGGGTATTCGAGGCGCAATCGAATCACAATTCACAAACTCTGGATGTGGAATTCCAGTACGGCGGCACCGTGACTAACGGTATTTCAAGTGGCACCACGCCCGCCATTTCCGGTGCCAGCTTTTGTGTTACACCACCGGCTAACCTGATTTTAAGCATTGTGCCTAGCGTCGGTCAGGTCGCAGAAACCAGCACCGAAACCGTCACCTACACGCTCGACTACGCTAACACCGGGTCGGTTGATGCCACTAACACACAACTGGTCAATACCCTGCCCTCGGGCTTCACTAACTGTGAGTTCTCGACCGACAACCTAAATTGGAGCAGCTGTAACAACGGCGACAGCCACAACTTTAACCTGGGCAATATTGGCGCGACTCAGAGCGGCACCGTGTATGTGCGCGGTGCCGCACCCGCAGGTTCCAGCGATGGCGAGACACTCAGCAATAGCGCTGCAATTTCCAGCGACCAAACTACGGAGCAAACGGCCACTGCCGATATTGCTGTTGTGGGTGCAGGCACGGTGAGCGCGCCGGAACTGGCGGTTAACTTGGTCGCAGATACCACACGCGTCGTTCCAGGTGAAACAGTCACTTACACATTCACCGTCGTCAACATCGGCACCGCCGCAGCAAATGACGTAACCGTCACTAATGTACTCCCGGTTGCCAGCTACTTTACCTATCAAAACTGTACCGGTAGTTGCACCAATAACAGCGGTACCCTGAGTTGGCCTATTCCCTCGCTTTCTGCAGGTGCATCGCAAACTTTCAGTTACACAATGCTCGCTGGAACCAACGGGCTCAGTGCGGGAGTGACCACAATTGATGACGACCTGGAAGCCAGCGCAACCAGCGTTGCTGTAATCACCAGCAATAGCGTATCGGTAAATTTAAGCGGCAACCCTCAGCTCAGCTTAACCAAGGTCGCGAGCGCCACCAGTGGCCTTGCGCCCGGCGATACGCTGACCTACACGCTTACCGTAACCAATTCGGGTTCTGTCGCTGCGACCGAGCTGGTGATCATTGACCCTATCGCCGATTACACCCAATTTGCGGGTAATACCAGCGCAGCCAGTGGCACCGTGAGTTTCGATGCGGTGAACAATCAGGTGATCTACTCGCTGAGTACACTTGCTGCAGGCGCCTCGGCGGTGTTTACCTTTGATACGCGCATCAACCAGGAACTCGCCAGTGGTGATACACCAGTTACCAATACTGCCTCGGTAACCGCCAGCAATGCACTTGCTACAGCCGACAGTGTAACCAGTACCGTTACCGCAACGCCGCTACTGGAGCTGAGTCACCGGGTTGCAGGTTCCAGTGCCTACCCCACTGCGACGCTAACAGCAGATGCCAACAGCACGCAGATCGAGGTCGATAATCCTCAACACTTCAGTTTGGGACAGTCGGTATTGATTGGCGGCAATATTTACCGTGTTACCGCCGTGTCCAGCCAATCGCTATTGATAAACCAGCCGGTTAGCGCGAGTGAGGGCGACTCGGTCATCGGCGGTATTGTGTTTACTATTGGCTACCAACACACAGGCACCGCTGAATCCATTGATACCACGCTTCAACACCAACTACCCGCCGGTCTTTTATATTATGCAGCGAGCCCCAGCGCGAGCAGTGCCCCAAGCACCGGCGCAAACGGCAATATCAGCTGGGATCTCGGCACCCTTCAACCGGGTGACACCGGCAGTTTGCAGGTTCTTGCCATGCCAGATGGCACGACCGGCGCACTCACCGCGACAGCTATCATTAGCGCCACCAATGCGAATAACGCCAGTGCCGATGCTACGATCTCGATTGGTGGCTTATCTGCCGCCAAAGCTACCAGCACGCCACTAAAATCGGCAGGTGAAATTGCCAGTTACACCATCGCGCTGCATAACAGCCTCAGCAGCCCAGTCACCGGCGTCAGCCTGCGCGATCAATTACCTGGGGGGTTCAGCTACAAAGCAGGCAGTGCACTGGTGGGCGGAATTGCCATTGAACCTGACTTTGATGCGGGTGACACCGACGCTATAGAACCTGTCTGGAACAACCTTACCGTGCCAGCCAATGGTCGCCTGCAGATTGACTTCGATGCCGATATCGCCCCGAGCACCGGCGCAGGTGTTTACCAAAACAACTTGCAAATAAATGCGCCAATCGGAATAGGACTACAAACGTTCGACCCGCTCTCGACAGCCAGTGACGATGTCACTGTGTTGGCCGACAACGAAGCCCGCATTAACGGCACTGTGTTCCATCGCACCACAGCCACCGGCGATAGTTTTGTCGCAGGCGAAGATGCCCCGCAAGCCGCTGTTACAGTACATATTTACCAAACCGGCGCCGACTGCAATAACGCTTACGACAGCCTTTGCTACCGCGTATTGACCAGTGCGGATGGTGTATTCAGCGCTATCGTGCCCGCTGGTGACTGGTTTATTCAGGTGGCTGCAAACACTGGCGATTTAAACCCTTCGTGGGTACAGCTAGTGGGTGATAACAACAACGCGGTGACTTTGCTCGCGGGCGAGCAGTACACGGACCACAACGGTTTTGGTGTGCTCAACGGAAACTCACAAGTCTCCGCCATTGATCTCAATACAGACCAGGATACGCCGCTAAGCTTTAACGTCGGCGACTTCGACAACGCATTTACACCGCTTAACAGCAGTAATCTGCTACAAAAAATCCGCGTGGTAAGCTTGCCTGGCCAGGGCACGCTTACCCTGAACAGCAGCCCGGTTAACGTGAATGACGAAATCGAACGCAGCGACATTGCGAACCTGGTTTATACACCCGGCATTGGCGTCAGTGGCGCGGATACCTTTCAGTGGAACGGCACCGACGGCCTTGCGTACGCGGCAACAAGTGCGGCCGTGAATATCGCTATCGCACCCGCTGCCACACCGACACCAACTCCGGTACCTTCACCGACAGTCATACCTTCGGCAACGCCGACGCCGACTGCAACGCCAATACCAACCGCTACGCCAGCGCCGACTGCCACGCCAGTACCAACAGTGACGCCTCCACCAACAGCAACACCGTCTCCAACCTCGACTCCCGTGCCCTCGGCCACACCAACGCCAACAGTTACGCCTGTGCCGTCCGTTACGCCAACTGTGACGCCAGTTCCCTCGGCAATACCATCGCCGTCGCCAACCCCGATTCCGGTCAGCCCTAACAACCCCCCAGTTGCTCAGGATATGGATATCACCGTACAGAATGACGAGCCACAGGTAATCGATGTGATCGCTGCTTCCGCTGATCCCGATGGCGACCCACTAGTAATTTTGTCCGCCGTGAGCGACTACGGGCTGGTCGAAATTGTCGACAACCGACTGGTATTCACGCCAGACGCGCTGTTTAGCGGCACCGCAGAAATTCGCTATAAAGTCAGTGATGGCAAAGGCGGTTTTGCACAAGCCTCTATTATCGTCACCGTCCCCGGCACTACAGAATCGCCGAGCCTGACGGTACCTGACGATATCGCAGTCGACGCCAACGCACTTTACACAAAAGTTAACCTGGGTGTTGCCAGTGCGGAAGACCGTTTTGGCAACCCTCTCCCAGTGTCGCTCGTGGACGGCCAACCGTTCTTCGAGCCGGGAGTCAATCGCGCGTTCTGGGAAACCGTGGACGCAAACGGAAATCGCCGTGTGGAAATGCAACTGGTGCGAGTCAACCCGTTAATATCCATCCGCAAAGACCAGATAGTGCTGGAAGGTCAAAGTGCGAATGTTGGAGTTTACCTTAACGGGCTGGCACCAGATTACCCGCTCGAAATTCCCTTCACGCTTGCTGGCACCGCGAGTAATGCCGATCACGATCTGCAGAGCGGTAGCCTGGTAATTAGATCCGGCACGGAAGCTTCGATAATGCTGAATACGATTGCCGACGCGATAGAGGACTCTGGCGAAACGCTGACAATTACACTCGGCGCGACACTTAACCGAGGCAACAAATTCAGCCATACACTTACCATCAGTGAAGGCAATATTGCCCCGGTAGTGGAAATTGCCGCGCAACAGAATGGCGACAACCGCTTGCTTATCAGCCGCAGTGGCGGCACCGCGGTACTCACAGCCAATTACAGCGATGCCAACAGCGGCGACAATCACAGCTTTACCTGGCGCGTAATTCGCGGCGAAGTGACCGACCAGGATTCCGCGGAAACGACATTTACGCTAGAGCCTGCAAGCCTGGCGACAGGTCTGGTGATTATTGAGGTGGAAGTGACTGACAACGGCAGCCCGCCCATGAGTGACACCGCGCGGGCTTACCTGGATATTGTCGAAAATCTGCCGCAATTGCCTGCCGACCGGGACAGCGATGGCGATTTGATTCCCGATAGCATTGAAGGTTTGGCCGACAGCGATAACGACGGCGTACCGGATTATTTGGATTCCCGCCCCGAGTGCAATGTGCTGCTGGAGCAGGTAACAGAGCAGGACGCCTATCAGATTGAGGGCGACCCAGGCGTGTGCCTGCGCAAAGGGGTATTCACCGTCGCCGGACAAACAGGGGGTGCTCAGTTGCACGATGCTGACTATCAATTTGAGTTAAACGACCTGCCTGTCGACACGGAAGCGCAATATCCAAGCGGGATTTTCGACTATATTGCCTACGGACTGCCGCAACCCGGCTTGCTGTATCAAATCGTGATCCCGCAACGGCTGCCAATTCCAGACAACGCGGTATTCCGCAAATTCAGCAACAACCGCTGGGGATTTTTTGTGGAAACTGACGAGGACCTTGTCTCCAGTACCGAAGGCGAACAAGGCTTTTGCCCACCACCAGGTGGTGCAGGATGGCAGCCGGGGCTCACGCCCGGGCACTGGTGCGTGCAACTGACGATTCGCGACGGTGGCCCGAATGACGATGACGGCTTGGAAAATGGCCGGGTGTTCGACCCGGGTGGCGTAGCCATTCTTGGTGCCGCCAATAGTGCGCCTTTGGCCGAAAACTCCAATACGGAAATGCCGCAAGACAGCGTCATTATGCTGCCTTTGGACACCCTGATTCACGATGATGACGGCGATCCGCTCACCACCATCGCCGCCAGCGTGAATATCGGTGAAGTCACGATTAACACGGATGGCAGCCTGCGTTATCAACCGCCAGAGGGTTATGTCGGCGATGCCGTAATCACTTATTCGGTAAGCGACGGCAACGGCGGCACCGCCGTTGGTGTTATTACCGTTAGGGTTAAAGCGCTCACCAATTCAGGAGAACCGCCAGTGCAAACCGTCGATACCAACTTGCGCACCGAAGGTGGCGGCGGTAGCACTCCTGTTGCGCTGCTGAGCCTGCTCGCGTTGCTGTTGCTATGGCGTCAAATGCTGCAGCGACAACCACTGAGTCCGCAAGCTCAGGCGCGACAACGTGCACCAATGGTGCTACTAGCCCTCTGTATTGTTGTTACAGGTTTTCCGTTTACCACACCCGCGCATGCAGAAAAGGTAGACGATGCGCTTTATCGCTGGTACCTGCAGGGCCGTATTGGCAATAGCCGCAGCGACACAAACGATGGCAGCCTGAATAAGCGATTCGCAAAAGCAGGACTGAACGCGCAAGTCACCGATTTCGATGATTCCGATACCGGGTATAGCATGGCATTAGGTTATCGATTTACACCGCGCTGGTCGGCGGAACTCGGCTATCTGGATTTGGGCGAATTTAAAATCGACATCCAGGGCAGCTATCAAAACCCTAGCGAGTTTTATAACACCATCGAAAAACTCCATCCGGAATCGGGCGAAGGAGCATTTTTAGCGGGGGTCTATCTGCTGCCGCTCAGCGAGAAAGTTAAGCTCGGCGCTCGAGCAGGCGTATTCCGCTGGCACGGGGACTACACGACCCAGCAACCGTCGAACAACAACACCGTAGTCGGCACCAATTATCAAAAAGGCACCGACGGCTTTGTTGGACTCGTGCTCAACATGGATGTGACACCGCGTTGGGCGGCAACATTAGGTTGGGAGCGTTTCGGCTTCGATAATCACAATGTGGATTTTATTAACGCGGGGTTAAGCTACCGATTTGGTAAAGCTGTGCGACGCAATGAAGCCCATGCGCCGTTAAAAGCGGTTGCCCAAATGCCCGAGGCGAAACCTGCAATCCCAGCGGAACCCGTAAAAGAGTCCGTGGTCGTCTCCAAAGACGACTGCGCGCTGTTTAGCGGCACCCTGGAAGGTGTTACCTTCGCAACGGCCTCCGCTCAGCTCACCGAAAATGCAACACATACGCTGCAAAATGCAGTGGATACATTGCAGCGCTATCCGCGCCTGGCCATCAGTATTCGCGCCCACACAGATGCAGTCGGCAAAGCCGAGGATAACCTGGCGCTGTCCGAAGCTCGGGCATTGGCGGTTCAACAGTTTTTTGTTGCCGCGGGGGTAGATAACGAACGGTTGAGCGCCCGGGGATACGGCGAAGCCGAACCTATAGCAGACAATTCCACCGCAGCGGGCCGCGCGCAAAACCGACGCGTGGAATTAAAACTCCCAGAAGACACAAACGAAATTTGCCCGTGA
- a CDS encoding ABC transporter permease, with the protein MSSLSRIWAIMAKELIQMRRDRMTFAMMIGFPIIQLVLFGFAINTDPKHLPAAIYVEENTPIVRSLLAGFEQSHYYNFETQITNQEDAEKLLAQGKVAFVIHIPIGFTRKLIRNERPQLLIEADASDPAAASNAIGRANEIVSRALAKELTGNLAYLKSQEAPVDVVVHRKYNPEGITQYNIVPGLLGVILTMTSVMITSMAMTRESEKGNLENILAMPSRAHEVMLGKISPYVLVGIGQTTIILLAAKYLFGVPFVGSLSLLLFGVLVFILANLCLGFTFSTVAKTQMQAMQLTFFFFLPSILLSGFMFPFRGMPVWAQIIGEGLPLTHFLRIVRGVMLKGSVMTDVGNEFVAVGVFIVIVGCMAVLRYRRTLD; encoded by the coding sequence GTGAGTAGTTTGTCGCGTATCTGGGCTATTATGGCTAAAGAGCTGATCCAAATGCGGCGTGACCGCATGACATTTGCGATGATGATCGGTTTCCCCATTATTCAGTTGGTGTTGTTTGGTTTTGCCATTAATACCGATCCAAAGCATTTACCTGCCGCAATTTATGTAGAAGAGAACACGCCGATTGTGCGGTCGTTGCTCGCGGGGTTTGAGCAGTCCCATTACTATAACTTCGAAACACAAATCACGAATCAGGAAGACGCAGAAAAACTGCTGGCACAGGGCAAGGTCGCGTTCGTTATTCATATCCCCATTGGTTTTACCCGTAAGTTGATCCGCAACGAACGGCCACAGTTATTAATCGAAGCCGATGCGTCAGACCCGGCCGCCGCTTCCAACGCCATTGGCCGTGCGAACGAGATTGTTAGTCGCGCCCTTGCCAAAGAGCTCACTGGGAATCTCGCTTATTTAAAATCGCAAGAGGCTCCGGTGGACGTGGTGGTTCACCGGAAATATAACCCGGAAGGAATTACCCAATACAATATTGTTCCGGGCCTTTTGGGCGTAATTTTGACGATGACATCGGTTATGATCACCTCGATGGCGATGACCCGGGAGAGTGAAAAAGGCAATCTCGAAAATATACTGGCTATGCCGTCCCGTGCGCACGAAGTCATGCTTGGAAAAATATCGCCTTATGTACTGGTCGGGATCGGTCAAACGACGATTATTTTACTTGCTGCAAAATACCTGTTTGGCGTGCCGTTTGTTGGGAGCTTGAGCTTGCTTTTGTTCGGCGTGTTGGTGTTTATTCTGGCGAACTTATGTTTGGGTTTTACCTTCTCTACGGTGGCGAAAACCCAAATGCAGGCCATGCAACTTACGTTTTTCTTTTTTCTACCGTCTATTTTGCTCTCCGGTTTTATGTTTCCATTTCGCGGGATGCCGGTTTGGGCCCAAATTATTGGCGAAGGTCTTCCGCTTACGCATTTTTTGCGGATAGTTCGCGGCGTCATGTTAAAAGGCAGCGTGATGACGGATGTAGGTAACGAATTCGTTGCGGTGGGCGTGTTTATTGTTATAGTCGGATGTATGGCAGTGCTACGCTACCGGCGTACGCTGGACTAG